Proteins found in one Sorghum bicolor cultivar BTx623 chromosome 1, Sorghum_bicolor_NCBIv3, whole genome shotgun sequence genomic segment:
- the LOC8082028 gene encoding multiple organellar RNA editing factor 8, chloroplastic/mitochondrial: MASASRALLLSRALQAGAASRRVPTLLRPLAAAASLLPAAAAAAAPGAGVRCFATQPATSSLRDSSPNWSNRPPKETILLDGCDFEHWLVVMEPPPGDASNPDITRDEIIDSYIKTLAQIVGSEEEARQKIYSVSTRHYFAFGALVSEELSYKLKEMPKVRWVLPDSYLDVKNKDYGGEPFINGEAVPYDPKYHEEWVRNNARANERSRRNDRPRNFDRSRNFERRRENMQNFQNRDGPPAQGFSGPPPPPGQNQMPPQHVQGNMPPPPPHAGGGQPNYQPQMPNPQAGYNPGGAPHYQQGGAPGYQGGPPGYQGGNQGYQGNPGPAYQGGNPGYQGGPPGYPGGNPPPPPPYQGGNPNAPPYPGGGNPGYPGGSPGYQGQGGNSNFQ, from the exons ATGGCGTCGGCGTCGCGCGCGCTCCTCCTCTCCCGTGCGCTCCAGGCCGGCGCCGCGTCCCGCCGCGTCCCCACCCTCCTGCGCCCGCTCGCTGCGGCCGCGAGCCtcctcccggcggcggcggcggcggccgcccccGGCGCTGGGGTGCGCTGCTTCGCGACCCAGCCGGCGACGTCCTCGCTGCGGGACTCGTCCCCGAACTGGAGCAATCGCCCGCCCAAGGAGACGATCCTCCTCGACGGGTGCGACTTCGAGCACTGGCTCGTCGTCATGGAGCCGCCGCCTGGTGACGCCTCCAACCCCGATATTACGCGCGACGAGATCATCGATAGCTATATCAAGACCCTCGCCCAAATCGTCgggag TgaggaagaagctaggcaaAAGATATATTCGGTGTCTACTCGTCATTACTTTGCCTTTGGTGCCCTTGTATCTGAGGAACTCTCTTACAAACTCAAAG AAATGCCCAAGGTCCGCTGGGTTCTTCCTGATTCATACTTGGATGTCAAAAATAAGGACTATGGAG GAGAACCCTTCATAAATGGGGAAGCTGTTCCTTATGATCCTAAATACCATGAGGAGTGGGTGAGAAACAATGCCCGTGCCAATGAAAGATCCCGTAGAAATGATAGGCCCCGCAACTTCGACAGGTCAAGGAACTTTGAGAGGAGAAGGGAGAACATGCAGAACTTCCAGAACAGAGATGGGCCTCCTGCGCAGGGTTTCAGTGGCCCCCCACCTCCACCTGGCCAGAACCAGATGCCACCTCAGCATGTTCAGGGTAAcatgccgccaccaccaccacatgcTGGTGGTGGTCAGCCAAACTATCAGCCCCAAATGCCAAACCCACAGGCGGGCTACAACCCTGGTGGTGCTCCTCACTACCAGCAAGGTGGTGCTCCTGGCTACCAAGGTGGACCTCCGGGGTATCAAGGTGGTAACCAAGGTTACCAAGGGAACCCAGGCCCGGCCTACCAAGGTGGTAACCCTGGCTACCAAGGTGGCCCACCTGGTTACCCTGGTGGcaacccaccacctccacctcccTACCAAGGAGGCAACCCCAATGCACCGCCATACCCTGGTGGTGGCAATCCTGGCTACCCTGGTGGCAGCCCAGGCTACCAAGGTCAAGGAGGCAACTCGAACTTCCAATGA